The following are encoded in a window of Naumovozyma castellii chromosome 8, complete genome genomic DNA:
- the NCAS0H01020 gene encoding uncharacterized protein (ancestral locus Anc_6.185) encodes MQLASIILAFLIASFFSIAVPIQLSDNLANSRQEIPKEAVIGYLDFGSQRDITLLPFANSTTSGLLFANSTLLEQASVGNNRTLLKREAKWHWLSLDAGQPLYKRDAKPPKWGNFKFWNPTPVNTFFPDDPMADI; translated from the coding sequence aTGCAACTAGCATCAATTATCCTAGCTTTCCTTATAGCctcatttttttctattGCCGTTCCAATCCAATTATCTGACAATCTTGCCAATTCCAGGCAAGAAATTCCGAAAGAAGCTGTCATTGGTTATTTAGATTTTGGTAGTCAACGTGATATCACGTTGCTACCCTTTGCAAATAGTACTACTAGCGGGCTATTATTTGCAAACAGCACGCTTCTTGAACAAGCTTCTGTGGGGAACAATCGAACATTGCTAAAGAGAGAAGCCAAATGGCATTGGTTAAGTTTGGATGCTGGTCAACCATTATATAAGAGAGATGCTAAGCCTCCAAAATGGgggaatttcaaattctggAATCCTACACCAGTGAATACGTTCTTCCCTGATGACCCGATGGCAGACAtctaa
- the UIP4 gene encoding Uip4p (ancestral locus Anc_6.184): protein MVKIIFGESSNKFHALQIAGSFSQWGTVPMDLVNGQWTYQINESKLEPGTKKLFFKFVDDSGNWFVDGNFPIEVDEHNNENNVMVLEQDKEGTAEILNDEGPETPAPSLRVGVVDGDKEVEVEVEEPTVHEPTPEMEEEEQQQEDREDEPTVEETTPALETDLNRDIPEPTVEEETPEPIVKNTQAMAETEVEDVTNEQDDKEEEEPSVSPDIQDESEEEVHSESLEEDYEMVNAQSSSSGANATSIKTTPLEPTTEQAVANVSTIPNPDTAEYRSLLRRILDVFGKIFGSWFFFFRSHRNENDDDNTALDATD, encoded by the coding sequence ATGGTCAAGATCATATTTGGAGAATCATCTAACAAGTTCCATGCCTTGCAAATCGCTGGCAGTTTCTCTCAATGGGGGACCGTCCCCATGGATTTAGTCAATGGGCAATGGACCTACCAGATCAATGAATCGAAGCTGGAACCAGGGACCAAGAAActattctttaaatttgtGGATGATAGTGGGAATTGGTTCGTGGATGGTAACTTCCCCATTGAGGTTGATGAACATAATAATGAGAATAATGTTATGGTGTTGGAGCAAGATAAGGAGGGGACTGCAGAAATATTGAACGACGAAGGTCCTGAAACACCGGCTCCCTCTTTGAGAGTTGGAGTGGTGGACGGTGATAAAGAAGTGGAAGTGGAAGTCGAGGAACCAACTGTTCATGAACCTACCCCtgaaatggaagaagaagaacaacaacaagaagataGGGAGGACGAACCTACCGTGGAAGAGACTACGCCTGCATTGGAAACAGATTTAAATAGAGATATCCCTGAACCCACTGTGGAAGAGGAAACACCGGAACCGATTGTTAAAAATACACAAGCCATGGCTGAAACAGAGGTAGAAGATGTAACGAATGAGCAAGACGAcaaggaagaggaagaaccATCGGTCTCGCCTGATATCCAAGATGAAAGTGAGGAAGAAGTTCATTCTGAAAgtttggaagaagattatGAAATGGTCAACGCCCAAAGCTCATCCTCGGGCGCTAATGCAACCTCAATTAAAACAACACCATTAGAACCTACCACAGAGCAAGCTGTTGCTAATGTTTCTACAATACCAAATCCAGACACAGCAGAATATAGAAGTCTGCTTAGAAGGATTCTTGATGTGTTTGGTAAGATATTTGGTTCCTGGTTCTTTTTCTTTAGATCCCATAGAAAcgagaatgatgatgacaatACTGCTTTAGATGCTACAGattaa
- the MRN1 gene encoding Mrn1p (ancestral locus Anc_6.183) produces the protein MSSDHTQYFTDDPYSQTQYSDIDRSETPLYLEEDPYSSTEQPFWPGRASYPVHSSYMINQPLSLNGLSINGARNGSISYPYPDISQPPSAPSSQRNRHYQNRMQQQVQDRSSGFMNKDSHFPIIPQELDEYSPPMMYSPPATIPLEINQNNMKSNANGNVNASDYNNGNVIYKFTPAMEQAINNTAAAVANASTPMIPMTQLNDPLDFISAPSRTVYLGNIPSNLTVKELLDHVRSGVVEDVKIIPEKLCAFISFVDESSALLFHSDAILKRLNIGGKDIKIGWGKPTTVDPMISARIINDDATRNVFIGHLNKTDNDSCTKEPITEAKLREDLEDFGEIETVKIIPEKGIAFVHFSSITSAIKCVHNLRSMNPYYENKKIAYGKDRCAFITKTQQHNAAQFLGVQSGMENMAKFSDRKFISNALLQQSAAAAAIATAAGGPNNLGNRTVYLGNLPKDIKIEEICNVVRGGLLQSVKLLSDRYVCFVTFIDPTAAAQFYAMSSLHGLTIQKKRCKVGWGKHSGPLPNALALAVSNGASRNVYIGNINFEKDAMRDPRIFTEDSLRKLFRQYGEVEQINFLPEKNCCFINFTNISNAILALDKIKSNPHFEDLKINFGKDRCGNVPHQVR, from the coding sequence ATGTCTTCCGATCATACACAATATTTTACAGACGACCCATATTCTCAAACTCAATATTCAGATATAGATCGTTCTGAAACTCCGCTCTACCTCGAAGAAGATCCATACAGCTCTACTGAACAACCATTCTGGCCAGGAAGAGCTTCATATCCCGTACACAGTTCATACATGATAAATCAACCACTTTCATTAAACGGATTGTCCATTAATGGTGCCAGAAATGGATCCATATCGTATCCATATCCGGATATTTCACAACCTCCATCAGCACCATCATCACAAAGAAATCGTCATTACCAAAACCGCATGCAACAGCAAGTACAAGACAGATCTTCCGGTTTTATGAATAAAGACTCTCATTTCCCTATCATTCCTCAAGAATTGGATGAATATTCCCCACCAATGATGTATTCTCCTCCTGCTACAATTCCACTAGAGATTAACCAGAACAATATGAAAAGCAACGCAAATGGGAATGTCAATGCTAGTGATTATAATAATGGTAACgttatatataaatttaCCCCCGCCATGGAGCAAGCCATTAATAATACAGCCGCTGCCGTGGCGAATGCCTCTACTCCCATGATACCAATGACTCAACTGAATGATCCATTAGATTTTATTTCAGCACCAAGTAGAACAGTTTATTTGGGGAATATTCCATCTAATTTGACTGTAAAGGAATTGTTAGATCATGTTAGGAGTGGTGTCGTGGAAGATGTCAAGATTATCCCAGAGAAATTATGTGCATTTATTTCCTTTGTAGATGAAAGTTCTGCGCTATTATTCCATTCTGATGCCATcttgaaaagattaaataTTGGTGGCAAAGATATTAAGATTGGTTGGGGGAAACCTACTACCGTGGATCCAATGATATCTGCACGCATAATTAATGACGACGCAACAAGAAATGTATTTATTGGTCATTTGAATAAGACTGATAATGATTCATGCACTAAAGAACCCATTACAGAGGCTAAATTAAGGGAAGATTTAGAGGATTTTGGTGAAATCGAAACAGTCAAGATTATTCCAGAGAAGGGAATTGCATTCGTTCACTTTTCCTCCATTACTAGTGCCATTAAATGTGTCCATAATTTACGTTCCATGAACCCATActatgaaaataaaaaaattgcGTATGGGAAGGATAGATGTGCATTTATTACTAAGACTCAACAACATAATGCTGCTCAATTTCTGGGTGTACAATCAGGTATGGAGAATATGGCTAAATTTTCAGATaggaaatttatttctaatGCTTTATTGCAGCAATCAGCTGCAGCTGCTGCCATTGCTACCGCGGCAGGTGGACCCAACAATCTGGGTAATAGAACCGTGTATCTAGGTAATTTACCCAAGGACATTAAGATTGAAGAGATATGTAATGTAGTGCGTGGTGGGTTATTACAAAGCGTGAAGCTTTTATCTGACCGTTACGTTTGTTTTGTCACATTCATCGACCCCACAGCTGCTGCGCAATTCTATGCAATGAGTTCGTTACATGGCTTAACCATTCAAAAGAAACGTTGTAAAGTAGGGTGGGGGAAGCACTCCGGTCCTCTACCAAATGCATTGGCCCTCGCTGTCAGCAATGGTGCATCCAGAAACGTTTACATCGGTAACATCAATTTCGAAAAGGATGCCATGAGAGACCCACGTATTTTCACAGAAGACTCATTAAGGAAACTGTTCAGACAATATGGTGAAGTGGAACAAATCAATTTCCTCCCAGAAAAGAACTGTTgctttatcaatttcaccAACATCAGCAATGCCATTTTGGCGCTAGACAAGATCAAGTCCAACCCTCACTTTGAGGACCTGAAGATCAACTTCGGGAAGGACAGATGTGGAAACGTGCCCCACCAGGTGCGCTAA
- the RTC6 gene encoding mitochondrial 54S ribosomal protein bL36m (ancestral locus Anc_6.178), whose product MLPTNMLSRLSFSLLRFRSPLQRPLIRTLSTSLLRNPTTLQPTPLLSRGFKVRTSVKKFCPDCYIVRRKGRVYVYCKSNKKHKQRQG is encoded by the coding sequence ATGCTGCCCACCAACATGTTGTCCCGCCTGTCCTTTTCACTACTTAGATTCAGGTCACCACTCCAAAGACCGCTAATTAGAACACTGTCTACATCTCTACTGAGGAACCCAACGACACTACAGCCAACTCCCCTTTTGTCGAGAGGTTTCAAAGTGAGGACCTCCGTGAAGAAGTTTTGTCCAGATTGCTACATCGTGAGAAGAAAGGGAAGGGTTTATGTTTATTGCAAGTCCAATAAGAAGCATAAGCAACGCCAAGGGTAA
- the RTT10 gene encoding tRNA (34-2'-O)-methyltransferase regulator RTT10 (ancestral locus Anc_6.177) produces the protein MKELAHYGPSLCVKFFKDFVVAGYGPFVQIYDYHNGKLLNKCRVFRKNKVHGLSINESGQLLAYGARSVTIVKFDHLITQVSLVDNEKMTTEWITSGEFNYRGDQVYLLTCYNKVFVCDLTGEILSRKTLQGERSILYSGSIKEFSPEKVYISAGTVMGGVLIWDLFLETKLYNLVGHEGSIFYATISDNGRYITSCSDDRSIKLWNLQTGEELCTGWGHTARIWNLKFFNNDTQLISVSEDNTCRVWDILQDEGNGNTSLTLSQIYEVHLIKNVWGVDIQEKDMVAVTSGNDGRLKLTKIQDTKTMNAQEVSFSLEDISTHSVIKFSKGEIIKGFQKFEFGLIAITSLGKIIQYFECDNLWKLLLVSENLVSYSVTHGIMEHNIVTFSNNKSDALLLKLSQDGRDIIAKKFMHLDELSKTNNCLVTKFDATTLMLTLESPNPRDKFICLQFDLETLSLKKKFAFAKPENFASSCLEVFENYILVGSRFSSIAIFDTLNIEHPAYMIRRISAGDTTTNIKFVETKGHTHLFSVTNRDGFYNFVALSYQNQTHQIIHSNNIVKGFLEGAYFNDNGEYITYGFKSNLFYIYNETNCYEIASQVCGGGHRQWKLTTLPDGGYMLVYIKAARLYMRKIPQSLFPQTLEEGMHGREIRDITILKDKRYHDDGFIFCTASEDTTIKVCHFNESTGKVTNHWTERKHVSGLQRCKFINGKYMISSSAREELFLWEINDDYKLHPFITIRQTLPASSDNPDLRIMDFDAIFLEHSDNFIISTVYSDSSVKLWYYNTDENKFHLLVKGRYQTCCILNTALIIFHDKLYLLIATTTGYLVTYDVTDHIPFGINETKNKLIDNKLETCCVDLPASSLSLRVHQSGIKAIDVFKDEHNDSFKIYSCGDDNAMAITLFKFDEMKRELNNTIVSSEPNSAASTVTSCNVFDNGRKLLSTSVDQVVKVWDVSNNHLTLQEEKYTTIADTGASDTVSGRDDSTLFLIGGIGFSVWKTD, from the coding sequence ATGAAGGAATTAGCTCACTATGGACCATCCTTATGTGtgaaattctttaaagacTTTGTCGTTGCGGGATACGGACCCTTCGTGCAAATCTACGATTACCATAATGGTAAATTGCTCAATAAGTGTCGTGTTTTCCGTAAGAATAAAGTTCATGGCTTGAGTATCAACGAATCAGGGCAATTGTTGGCCTATGGAGCTAGGTCTGTGACCATTGTGAAATTTGATCACCTTATTACTCAGGTTTCATTAGtggataatgaaaagatgACTACCGAATGGATAACAAGTGGTGAATTCAATTATAGAGGGGATCAAGTTTATCTTTTGACCTGTTACAACAAAGTTTTTGTATGCGATTTGACTGGAGAAATTCTTTCAAGGAAGACGCTACAAGGTGAAAGATCCATCTTATATTCTGGGTCCATCAAAGAATTCTCTCCTGAAAAAGTTTACATCAGTGCAGGCACCGTTATGGGTGGTGTCTTAATCTGGGACCTCTTTCTAGAGACCAAGTTATATAATTTGGTGGGTCACGAAGGTTCTATTTTCTATGCTACTATTAGCGATAATGGTCGATACATTACCAGTTGTTCTGATGATCGTTCAATAAAATTGTGGAACCTTCAAACAGGTGAAGAATTATGTACCGGTTGGGGTCATACCGCTCgaatttggaatttgaaattctttaataatgatactCAATTGATTAGTGTGTCTGAGGATAACACTTGTCGTGTTTGGGATATTCTCCAGGACGAAGGAAATGGAAATACCTCTTTAACCTTGTCTCAAATATATGAAGTTCATTTGATTAAGAATGTGTGGGGTGTagatattcaagaaaaggaTATGGTTGCTGTTACATCAGGTAATGATGGCCGTTTGAAATTAACCAAAATTCAAGACACGAAAACCATGAATGCTCAAGAGGTATCGTTTAGTTTAGAGGATATAAGTACTCATTCTGTCATAAAGTTTTCCAAGGGAGAAATAATCAAAGgtttccaaaaatttgaatttggtcTTATTGCTATTACATCCCTAGGTAAAATAatccaatattttgaatgCGATAACCTATGGAAGTTATTACTTGTCAGTGAGAATCTAGTTTCATACTCAGTTACCCATGGAATTATGGAACACAATATTGTCACATTTTCTAACAATAAATCTGATGcgttgttgttgaagttATCTCAAGATGGTCGTGATATCATTGCCAAAAAATTCATGCATCTTGATGAACTTTCAAAGACAAACAACTGTCTTGTGACCAAATTTGACGCTACTACTTTGATGCTGACTCTGGAATCGCCAAACCCAAGagataaatttatttgtttgcAATTTGATCTAGAGACGTTGTccttgaagaagaaatttgcTTTTGCCAAACCAGAGAATTTTGCCTCTTCATGTCTAGAAGTTTTTGAGAATTATATCTTGGTAGGATCGCGCTTCAGTTCCATCGCAATCTTCGACACATTAAATATTGAACATCCCGCATATATGATTAGAAGGATTAGCGCAGGAGACACAACCActaatattaaatttgtAGAAACTAAAGGTCACACGCATCTCTTTTCAGTGACAAATAGAGATGGTTTTTACAATTTTGTTGCCCTTTCCTATCAGAATCAAACACATCAAATTATCCattctaataatattgtAAAGGGGTTCCTTGAAGGGGCATATTTTAATGACAATGGTGAATATATCACGTATGGGTTCAAATCAAACTTGTTTTATATTTACAACGAAACCAATTGTTATGAAATTGCTAGTCAAGTTTGTGGTGGTGGTCATCGTCAATGGAAGTTAACTACTCTACCAGATGGTGGATATATGCTAGTTTACATCAAGGCAGCAAGACTATACATGAGAAAAATTCCACAATCGCTGTTCCCGCAAACCTTGGAAGAAGGTATGCATGGTAGAGAAATCAGAGATATTACCATCTTGAAGGATAAGCGATATCATGACGATGGGTTTATCTTCTGTACAGCTTCTGAAGATACCACTATCAAAGTATGTCATTTCAATGAATCTACTGGTAAAGTGACGAACCATTGGACTGAGAGAAAACATGTCTCTGGTCTTCAACGTtgtaaatttatcaatggaaaatatatgatttcatcatctgcaagagaagaattattCTTATGGGAGATCAATGATGATTATAAACTTCATCCGTTTATTACCATACGACAAACTTTACCTGCATCCAGTGATAATCCAGATTTAAGGATTATGGATTTTGATGCCATTTTCCTTGAACATAGTGACAATTTTATCATATCTACAGTATATTCTGATTCCAGCGTCAAACTTTGGTACTATAACACTGACGAGaacaaatttcatttattagTAAAGGGACGTTACCAAACGTGTTGTATACTGAATACAGCTTTGATAATCTTCCACGATAAATTGTATCTGTTGATTGCCACGACTACTGGATATTTAGTTACTTATGATGTTACGGATCATATCCCATTTGGTATCAATGAAAcaaagaacaaattgatCGACAACAAATTAGAGACTTGCTGCGTAGATCTCCCTGCAAGCTCCTTATCCTTACGCGTTCATCAATCCGGTATTAAAGCCATTGACGTATTCAAAGATGAGCATAACGATTCGTTTAAGATATATTCCTGTGGAGATGACAATGCGATGGCAATTactttattcaaatttgatgaaatgaAGAGGGAGCTAAACAATACTATTGTTTCATCGGAACCTAATAGTGCAGCATCTACTGTAACGTCATGCAATGTATTTGATAATGGTAGGAAATTATTGAGCACGTCAGTGGACCAAGTTGTAAAGGTATGGGATGTTAGTAACAACCACTTAACGTTACAAGAGGAGAAATACACCACAATTGCTGATACGGGGGCATCAGATACTGTTTCTGGGAGGGACGACTCAACTTTATTCTTAATTGGTGGTATTGGATTTTCCGTTTGGAAAACAGATTGA